One Coffea arabica cultivar ET-39 chromosome 5e, Coffea Arabica ET-39 HiFi, whole genome shotgun sequence DNA segment encodes these proteins:
- the LOC113688121 gene encoding probable beta-1,3-galactosyltransferase 2 yields the protein MSGKSRGGAESSYKSVVSRRLTVWLCIGCFCAGMLFTDRMWTVPEAKGISRTSSVEDEKLKLVAEDCKNNMKSKSNDIPGEVSKTHHGIQTLDKTISSLEMELAAARALQDSLLTGSPVSGDLKIPELIKRRKYLMVVGINTAFSSRKRRDSVRATWMPQGDRRKKLEEEKGIIIRFVIGHSATSGGILDRAIEAEEKKHGDILRLEHVEGYLELSAKTKSYFTTAVALWDADFYVKVDDDVHVNIGTLGATLSRHLSKPRVYIGCMKSGPVLAQKGVRYHEPEHWKFGEDGNKYFRHATGQLYAISKDLATYISINQHVLHKYANEDVSLGSWFIGLDVEHIDDRRLCCGTPPDCEWKAQAGNICVASFDWRCSGICNSVERIKEVHRRCGEGENALWNAVF from the exons ATGTCTGGGAAGAGCAGAGGAGGAGCAGAGTCGAGTTATAAAAGTGTTGTCTCTCGAAGACTAACAGTTTGGCTATGTATTGGATGCTTCTGTGCCGGGATGCTCTTCACCGACAG AATGTGGACGGTCCCAGAAGCTAAAGGTATATCAAGGACATCATCAGTTGAAGACGAAAAACTAAAGCTAGTTGCGGAGGACTGTAAAAAT AATATGAAAAGTAAGTCCAACGATATTCCGGGAGAAGTGTCAAAGACGCATCATGGCATACA AACACTTGATAAAACAATTTCAAGTTTGGAGATGGAATTAGCTGCTGCAAGGGCTTTGCAAGATTCCCTACTTACTGGTTCACCAGTGTCTGGGGACTTGAAGATTCCAGAATTGATCAAGAGAAGGAAATATCTCATGGTTGTAGGCATTAACACAGCTTTTAGCAGCAGGAAAAGAAGAGACTCTGTTCGTGCTACCTGGATGCCGCAAG GTGACAGACGCAAGAAGCttgaagaagaaaagggcaTTATAATCCGCTTTGTAATAGGTCACAG TGCTACATCAGGTGGTATTCTTGATAGAGCTATTGAAgcagaagaaaaaaaacacGGGGACATCTTGAGGCTG GAACATGTTGAGGGATACCTTGAATTGTCAGCAAAGACCAAGTCATACTTCACTACTGCTGTTGCCCTGTGGGATGCAGATTTCTATGTGAAAGTTGATGATGATGTTCATGTGAATATAG GAACCCTGGGAGCAACTCTATCCAGACATCTCTCCAAACCCAGGGTTTACATAGGGTGCATGAAGTCCGGGCCCGTTCTTGCTCAAAA GGGAGTGAGATATCACGAACCTGAGCATTGGAAGTTTGGAGAGGATGGAAACAAGTACTTCCGTCATGCTACCGGTCAGCTATATGCTATTTCAAAAGATTTGGCTACTTATATCTCAATAAACCA GCACGTGCTTCACAAATATGCCAATGAGGACGTCTCGCTAGGTTCTTGGTTCATTGGTTTGGACGTGGAGCACATAGATGATCGGCGATTATGTTGTGGAACTCCACCTG ATTGTGAGTGGAAGGCTCAGGCAGGCAACATCTGTGTTGCTTCCTTCGATTGGCGGTGCAGTGGGATTTGCAATTCTGTAGAGAGGATTAAGGAGGTGCACCGGAGATGTGGAGAAGGTGAGAATGCTTTATGGAATGCAGTCTTTTGA
- the LOC113688122 gene encoding CASP-like protein 2D1 → MGIFEENVSGLKVLDCALRLFLVPFSIAAIWLTLTNHQDNSSYGELVSSYFMGLKYMVYISAVSAGYALLAAVSLWVRCLVGKAWIFFVSDQVVAYLMVTAMAALGEILYLAYNGDQKVTWSEACTSYGRFCHRMKLILGFHVVALWCFLLLAVISAYRLFSRFGPPTLSSKESEEERT, encoded by the exons ATGGGGATTTTTGAGGAAAATGTATCCGGGCTCAAAGTCCTGGATTGTGCTCTAAGGTTGTTTCTTGTTCCTTTTAGCATTGCAGCTATCTGGTTAACCCTCACCAACCACCAAGACAACAGCAGCTATGGGGAATTGGTCTCTAGCTACTTCATGGGGCTCAA GTACATGGTTTACATCAGCGCAGTATCAGCTGGATATGCTCTTTTAGCTGCTGTTTCTTTGTGGGTCAGATGTTTGGTTGGTAAAGCATGGATCTTCTTTGTATCTGATCAG GTGGTTGCATACTTGATGGTTACAGCGATGGCTGCACTGGGGGAAATTCTATATTTGGCATATAACGGTGACCAGAAGGTTACATGGAGCGAAGCTTGTACTTCTTATGGAAGGTTTTGCCACAGAATGAAGCTGATTTTGGGATTCCATGTTGTAGCCCTGTGGTGTTTTCTCCTCTTAGCTGTTATTTCAGCTTATAGGCTCTTCAGCAGATTTGGTCCTCCTACCCTTTCTTCTAAAGAGTCTGAGGAAGAACGAACCtga
- the LOC113688610 gene encoding autophagy-related protein 8C-like encodes MAKSSFKLEHPLERRQAEAARIREKYPDRIPVIVEKAEKSDIPDIDKKKYLVPADLTVGQFVYVVRKRIKLSAEKAIFIFVKNILPPTAAMMSAIYEENKDEDGFLYMTYSGENTFGSR; translated from the exons ATGGCCAAAAGCTCCTTCAAGCTCGAGCACCCTCTCG AAAGGCGACAGGCTGAGGCAGCTCGAATCAGGGAGAAGTACCCTGATAGAATTCCG GTCATTGTGGAAAAGGCTGAAAAGAGTGATATACCTGACATTGACAAGAAAAA GTATTTGGTGCCTGCTGATCTGACAGTTGGGCAATTTGTCTATGTTGTCCGCAAGAGGATTAAGCTCAGTGCTGAGAAGGCCATATTCATCTTTGTCAAGAACATTCTCCCTCCAACTG CTGCTATGATGTCTGCAATTTATGAGGAAAACAAAGATGAAGATGGTTTCCTATATATGACTTACAGTGGAGAGAATACTTTTGGAAGCCGCTGA
- the LOC113743659 gene encoding uncharacterized protein produces the protein MTQNGVEGCLLGSTSCNLVWWLPEVSSGGPFDGGKSKLKDQPCMLEEGDDLDIQGPLENEGGRAAAGDEGDVMVVKKGPWSAEEDERLKKCVEEHGIGNWITIEKYSGLGRTSKSCRLRWTNHLRPNLKKGSFTKQEERLVVKLHKKYGNKWSYISSKLPGRTDNEIKNFWHGRVRRCRRKFLPIYPEDIEDGGSRGDGLDTDGKNNINDNDHNSSAKNGTNSIPSFPSITLPEFQPPLSLSVPFQQQPSPVINQNPASFFTPLPRTRLLSPQEKPLPSPHGFLSSHYPSPACYPTHIPQSPLSTPSQTQYHSIQRSQSTETPDTTLQNPLLSLPPDCSSIHQSNSPTGPAFTPLKPPPVLSPYVGYLKGSRGSSSLQSSPTAVTQSSAPAQGSSISAKGSSAPSPKIDVSSSVTSSQFSSTATGSLINSPKLHLSVQLPTASSVPLQTSSLPSALSSSNLNSPKIHDPMIASPHSPLRLNLTSSIPLDSHLQHNRCASPFLLSSQSWNASKAEPPSVQTPTSALRPTPEMKDSERSVAVLDAPLQEAQAKTDTLHKNSPEELSVDGYLINNDLQGKILVTESIRDNVFYQSSSERDFSCEKPRTINLLGQSLKQENTTRETPKTEDLINKRSCKKVSHDKCLKPGILMGKISRRQGLLSEISKTGVLLVESEKKQILLQELMNNNLTQDVLARQSSKTVDLQLGRLTKTTKLFGERVSIEDPLSQISARKSSVGQKSEEGVSTFENLTSLRNQNLVEDILDISPTRSTSNRDTFGFSYSPKDTTTQFISDDLQWNLSSGQVVAGEVCNEILRGGAPLASQLQEHQIETFGPVFSHRPELVLSNFGYDGGGKSTCGEFYEGDHLDKSSREKCPDSPKGEFIEDQSQGGQVVSGGFMTEGLLVSQNWHEILRGSISDLDQYITANLLRSPTPDGKLNTPQECGGGIMEDPLSIEGSSSRSLKNGVSLDQSSRDIFLGESSSANVIGLHEVALTEFVSPTRQTTVAHLLTSRDQFSEAGSSQCYEGVKLKQEIEEPHPLPEELSSLLEFSPTTLPDWHDIGCETSSIMDITFGLEMYHLHPIMR, from the exons ATGACACAAAATGGGGTGGAAGGATGCTTGTTAGGAAGCACCAGCTGCAACCTGGTTTGGTGGTTGCCGGAAGTAAGCTCCGGCGGCCCATTTGACGGCGGGAAGTCCAAGTTAAAGGACCAGCCTTGCATGCTGGAAGAGGGTGACGATCTTGACATCCAAGGTCCTCTCGAAAATGAGGGAGGTAGAGCAGCTGCGGGGGACGAGGGAGACGTGATGGTGGTGAAAAAAGGGCCGTGGTCGGCTGAGGAGGATGAGAGGCTGAAAAAGTGTGTGGAAGAGCACGGGATAGGGAACTGGATAACCATAGAGAAGTATTCAGGGTTGGGTAGGACATCAAAGAGCTGTAGACTTCGGTGGACTAATCATCTAAGGCCAAATCTTAAAAAGGGCTCTTTTACCAAACAAGAAGAGAGACTTGTGGTCAAATTGCACAAAAAATATGGTAACAAATGGTCATACATATCCTCCAAG CTACCAGGGAGAACAGACAACGAGATCAAGAATTTTTGGCATGGAAGGGTGCGAAGGTGTCGAAGAAAATTCCTACCTATCTACCCAGAGGACATTGAGGATGGTGGATCACGTGGAGATGGCTTAGATACTGATGGGAAGAACAATATCAATGACAATGATCATAACTCCAGCGCCAAGAATGGTACTAACAGTATTCCTTCATTCCCCTCCATTACGTTGCCTGAATTTCAGCCCCCACTATCACTTTCTGTTCCCTTCCAACAGCAACCAAGTCctgtaataaatcaaaaccctgcTTCATTCTTTACTCCACTGCCTCGAACTCGGCTCCTCTCTCCACAAGAGAAGCCACTCCCATCACCACATGGCTTCTTATCTTCACATTACCCAAGCCCTGCATGCTATCCAACTCACATTCCTCAATCACCCCTTAGTACACCTTCCCAAACTCAATACCACTCAATTCAAAGATCCCAATCAACTGAAACCCCTGATACAACACTCCAGAATCCACTTTTATCATTGCCACCAGACTGCTCATCTATACATCAGTCCAACTCCCCTACTGGTCCTGCATTCACACCTTTGAAACCTCCACCAGTTCTATCCCCTTACGTTGGTTATCTCAAGGGATCTCGAGGAAGCTCCAGCCTGCAGTCTTCACCAACTGCAGTAACTCAATCTTCGGCTCCTGCACAAGGGAGCTCTATCTCAGCAAAAGGATCTTCAGCACCTTCCCCCAAGATAGACGTTTCATCTTCAGTTACTTCTTCTCAATTTAGCTCAACCGCAACAGGATCCCTAATAAATTCTCCTAAACTGCATCTATCCGTACAACTGCCTACCGCATCTTCTGTCCCACTGCAGACTTCATCCCTGCCTTCTGCTCTTTCTTCTAGTAATCTGAACTCACCCAAAATACATGATCCCATGATAGCATCTCCACATTCTCCCCTCCGTTTGAACTTAACAAGCTCAATACCATTAGATTCCCATCTCCAACACAATCGATGTGCATCACCATTTCTGTTATCTTCTCAGTCATGGAATGCATCAAAAGCAGAGCCCCCTTCAGTCCAAACTCCAACATCTGCCTTGAGACCTACCCCTGAGATGAAAGACAGTGAAAGAAGCGTTGCGGTATTGGATGCTCCATTGCAGGAAGCTCAAGCAAAGACAGACACCTTGCACAAGAATTCACCAGAAGAACTGTCTGTTGATGGATACCTGATAAACAATGACCTGCAAGGAAAGATATTGGTGACGGAATCTATCAGGGACAATGTGTTTTATCAAAGCTCAAGCGAAAGAGATTTCTCTTGCGAAAAGCCAAGAACAATAAACTTGCTGGGTCAAAGCTTGAAGCAAGAGAATACAACAAGAGAAACGCCAAAGACTGAAGATTTAATAAACAAAAGGTCATGTAAAAAAGTTTCGCATGATAAATGCTTAAAACCAGGAATTTTAATGGGGAAAATATCCAGAAGACAAGGTTTATTAAGTGAAATATCAAAGACGGGAGTTCTGTTAGTTGAAAGTGAGAAGAAACAAATTTTGTTGCAGGAACTCATGAATAACAATTTGACACAAGACGTTTTAGCAAGACAAAGTTCAAAGACTGTGGACCTGCAGTTGGGCAGACTCACTAAGACAACAAAGCTATTTGGTGAAAGGGTGAGTATTGAAGATCCATTGAGTCAAATCTCTGCAAGAAAAAGTTCAGTGGGTCAAAAATCAGAGGAAGGTGTGTCCACATTTGAAAACTTGACAAGTTTGCGGAACCAAAACTTGGTAGAAGATATTCTTGATATTAGCCCAACGAGGTCAACGTCTAATCGTGACACATTTGGTTTCTCTTACAGCCCAAAAGACACGACTACACAGTTCATATCAGATGATTTGCAATGGAACTTAAGCTCTGGTCAAGTTGTTGCTGGTGAAGTTTGTAATGAGATCTTGAGGGGAGGTGCACCATTGGCTTCACAATTGCAAGAGCATCAAATTGAGACATTTGGTCCTGTATTCAGCCACAGGCCTGAGCTGGTTTTGTCTAATTTTGGCTATGATGGGGGAGGTAAATCGACATGTGGTGAATTCTATGAAGGTGATCACTTGGATAAAAGCTCAAGGGAAAAATGTCCCGACTCTCCCAAAGGAGAATTTATAGAGGACCAGTCCCAAGGTGGTCAAGTTGTTAGTGGAGGTTTTATGACAGAAGGTTTGTTGGTTTCGCAAAACTGGCACGAAATTCTACGAGGGTCAATTTCGGACCTTGACCAATATATCACGGCCAATTTGTTGAGATCACCAACTCCAGATGGTAAACTGAACACTCCTCAAGAATGTGGAGGTGGTATCATGGAAGATCCTCTAAGCATAGAAGGTTCATCAAGCAGAAGCTTGAAAAATGGAGTTTCCCTGGATCAAAGCTCACGAGATATATTTCTTGGAGAAAGCTCAAGCGCAAATGTAATTGGATTGCATGAGGTGGCTTTAACTGAGTTTGTTTCACCAACTAGGCAAACCACTGTAGCCCACCTGTTGACATCTCGTGATCAATTTAGTGAGGCTGGCTCTTCACAGTGCTATGAAG GAGTAAAGTTAAAGCAGGAGATAGAGGAACCCCATCCCTTGCCTGAAGAACTATCCAGCTTGCTGGAATTTTCCCCGACCACCTTACCAGATTGGCATGACATTGGTTGTGAAACTTCAAGCATAATGGACATCACTTTTGGGCTTGAGATGTATCACCTTCATCCTATCATGAGATAG